Proteins found in one Nostoc sp. NIES-3756 genomic segment:
- a CDS encoding fumarate reductase/succinate dehydrogenase flavoprotein subunit, translating to MDINTQRIKTDVLVIGGGTAGTMAGIKAKQANPDAEVLILEKANIRRSGAIAMGMDGVNTAVIPGHSTPEQYVREVTLANDGILNQKAVYQTGKLGYEVIQELESWGVKFQKDAQGNYDLKQVHRVGKYVLPMPEGKDLKTILTRQVKRHKVKVTNRVMATRVLVKDGRAIGAVGFDVRNGDYIIIQAKAVILCTGACGRLGLPASGYLYGTYENPTNAGDGYSMAYHAGAELSNIECFQINPLIKDYNGPACAYVAGPFGAHTANAEGNRFISCDYWSGQMMLEIWKELNSGKGPVQLKMTHLDEDTIAEIESILWANERPSRERFHQGRNEDYRTHGVEMHISEIGLCSGHSASGVWVNENAETTVPGLYAAGDMASVPHNYMIGAFVFGRVAGTHAIKYIEDLDFIEPDADFLAAEKARIYAPLTRQNGIPHTQVEYKLRRLVNDYLQPPKSGNKIEIGLKHFVQYQQTLDLMGARDPHELMRSLEVHFIRDCAEMAARASLYRQESRWGLYHYRLDYPEKNDDEWFCHVNLKKDELGEMILFKRPVDPYIVDVNMQHEIYNVAVK from the coding sequence ATGGATATCAACACTCAAAGGATAAAAACTGATGTACTTGTCATTGGTGGGGGGACGGCTGGAACAATGGCGGGTATCAAGGCGAAACAGGCAAACCCGGATGCAGAGGTGCTGATTTTAGAAAAGGCTAACATACGTCGTAGTGGTGCGATCGCAATGGGCATGGATGGAGTAAACACAGCCGTCATCCCTGGACACTCCACTCCAGAACAATACGTCCGCGAAGTCACACTAGCCAACGATGGTATTCTCAACCAGAAAGCCGTATATCAAACAGGCAAATTAGGTTATGAAGTTATTCAAGAACTAGAAAGTTGGGGTGTGAAGTTTCAAAAAGATGCCCAAGGCAACTATGACTTAAAACAAGTGCATCGTGTTGGTAAGTATGTCTTACCTATGCCAGAAGGTAAAGACCTGAAAACCATTCTCACCAGACAAGTCAAACGCCACAAAGTCAAAGTGACAAACCGCGTCATGGCGACTCGTGTGTTAGTCAAAGATGGGCGTGCTATTGGTGCGGTGGGGTTTGATGTCAGAAACGGTGACTATATAATTATTCAAGCCAAAGCCGTCATCCTCTGTACAGGCGCTTGTGGCAGACTAGGCTTACCTGCTTCTGGCTATCTCTACGGCACTTATGAAAATCCTACCAATGCCGGGGATGGCTATTCAATGGCTTATCACGCAGGCGCAGAACTCAGCAATATTGAATGCTTTCAAATCAATCCTTTAATTAAAGATTACAACGGCCCTGCCTGTGCTTATGTCGCCGGGCCTTTTGGCGCACATACAGCTAACGCCGAAGGAAATCGCTTCATTAGTTGCGACTATTGGAGTGGTCAAATGATGTTGGAAATCTGGAAAGAATTAAACTCAGGAAAAGGGCCAGTCCAACTAAAAATGACTCATCTTGATGAGGATACAATTGCCGAAATAGAATCTATACTTTGGGCAAATGAAAGACCAAGTAGAGAACGGTTTCATCAAGGCAGAAATGAAGATTACCGCACCCACGGCGTAGAAATGCACATTTCCGAAATCGGCTTATGTAGTGGACATAGTGCTTCTGGTGTGTGGGTAAATGAAAATGCCGAAACAACAGTCCCCGGTTTGTATGCAGCCGGAGACATGGCCAGTGTTCCTCATAATTATATGATTGGGGCATTTGTATTCGGTCGCGTAGCTGGAACTCATGCGATTAAATATATTGAAGATTTAGATTTTATCGAACCAGATGCAGACTTTTTAGCAGCAGAAAAAGCGAGAATTTATGCACCATTAACTCGACAAAATGGCATACCCCATACCCAGGTGGAATACAAACTCAGACGTTTAGTTAATGATTATCTTCAACCACCAAAATCAGGGAATAAAATCGAAATTGGTTTGAAACATTTTGTCCAATATCAACAAACATTAGATTTAATGGGTGCGCGTGACCCCCATGAATTGATGCGTTCTCTAGAAGTACACTTTATTCGTGACTGTGCAGAAATGGCAGCCAGAGCATCCTTATATCGTCAAGAAAGCCGTTGGGGATTATATCATTACCGCTTAGATTATCCTGAAAAGAATGATGATGAATGGTTTTGTCATGTGAATTTGAAAAAAGATGAATTAGGAGAAATGATATTGTTTAAACGCCCTGTAGACCCTTACATTGTAGATGTGAATATGCAGCACGAGATTTATAATGTAGCTGTGAAATAA
- a CDS encoding HEAT repeat domain-containing protein: protein MNDELKQWLEMLRSPDVNDRLVAVKTLQHLGEEETIDALIIALKDENVAVQKIAISALWEIANPVAIPALIECLSSTDTDVRTEAASALNELITQDDLLLLLDKIQSDDINTKLNILVLLRKIHDIQSLPHILPFLQANNPELREATITTLRYLNQLENCPQALDLIIDESAVVRRATALTLGHLKDTEVIAKLNQALTHDSDWQVRRNAAKSLAIHANHQAISALTIALGDENWQVRKASAQALQTIFDIKVMPKLIQALTDEYADVRKEAVIALGNLAHPDVINPLQQALDDPDKEVAIQAQRAIQKIQINI from the coding sequence ATGAACGATGAACTTAAACAGTGGCTAGAAATGCTGCGATCGCCTGATGTAAATGACCGCTTAGTAGCTGTCAAAACTTTACAACATCTGGGCGAAGAAGAAACAATTGATGCTTTAATTATTGCCCTCAAAGATGAAAATGTGGCTGTACAAAAAATAGCCATATCTGCACTTTGGGAAATTGCTAATCCTGTGGCGATTCCGGCTTTAATTGAATGTCTCAGTTCCACAGATACAGATGTCCGCACTGAAGCCGCATCAGCTTTAAATGAATTAATTACCCAGGATGATTTATTACTATTACTAGATAAAATCCAAAGTGATGATATAAATACAAAACTAAATATTTTAGTATTGTTGCGAAAGATTCATGATATTCAGTCCCTACCGCATATCTTACCGTTTTTACAAGCAAATAATCCTGAGTTAAGAGAAGCCACAATTACTACGTTACGATACCTCAATCAATTAGAAAACTGTCCTCAAGCGTTGGATTTAATCATTGATGAATCAGCAGTTGTGCGTCGTGCTACTGCTTTAACTCTAGGACATTTAAAAGATACAGAAGTAATTGCTAAACTTAATCAAGCTCTCACTCATGATTCTGATTGGCAAGTACGGCGTAATGCAGCAAAATCTCTAGCTATCCACGCAAATCATCAAGCTATATCCGCATTAACTATTGCTTTAGGTGATGAAAATTGGCAAGTACGCAAAGCATCCGCACAAGCACTGCAAACAATCTTCGATATCAAAGTAATGCCTAAATTAATCCAAGCTTTAACAGATGAGTATGCAGATGTACGAAAAGAAGCTGTAATTGCTCTTGGTAATTTAGCCCATCCTGATGTTATTAACCCTCTGCAACAAGCATTAGATGACCCTGATAAGGAAGTTGCTATTCAAGCGCAAAGGGCTATTCAAAAAATCCAAATCAATATTTAA
- a CDS encoding GNAT family N-acetyltransferase: protein MNNKVAIYEQIIIKQAEIKDAERIVILGEQLGYSLTIEQVKQRLEKIQNNDAHIIYVASLVNDYIVGWAHTYICDLLIMPTQAILLGLVVDKDYRHQGIGRYLMQQIEAWAALVGCEEVMLRSNIKRKEAHLFYEKIGYTNIKQSLAFQKKVI, encoded by the coding sequence ATGAATAATAAAGTTGCGATATATGAACAAATAATAATTAAACAAGCCGAGATTAAAGATGCAGAAAGAATTGTTATTCTTGGAGAGCAATTAGGATATTCTTTAACAATAGAACAAGTAAAGCAACGTCTTGAGAAAATTCAAAATAATGATGCTCATATTATTTACGTTGCTAGTTTAGTAAATGACTATATAGTTGGTTGGGCGCACACTTATATTTGTGATTTACTAATTATGCCAACTCAAGCAATACTTTTAGGATTAGTAGTAGATAAAGATTATCGTCATCAGGGAATTGGACGTTATCTCATGCAGCAAATAGAAGCATGGGCTGCTTTAGTTGGATGCGAGGAAGTTATGCTACGTTCTAATATTAAACGCAAAGAAGCACATTTATTTTATGAGAAAATAGGTTATACAAATATCAAACAGTCTTTAGCTTTCCAGAAGAAAGTAATTTAA
- a CDS encoding 4Fe-4S dicluster domain-containing protein: MALINQRVDVPVIVDESKCLEKCTVCIEVCPLDVLAKNPETGKAYMKYDECWFCLPCEKECPTNAITVQIPFLLR; encoded by the coding sequence ATGGCTTTAATTAATCAAAGAGTAGATGTACCTGTAATTGTTGATGAATCAAAATGTTTAGAAAAATGCACAGTCTGTATAGAAGTTTGCCCTTTGGATGTTTTAGCTAAAAATCCAGAGACAGGTAAAGCATATATGAAATATGATGAGTGTTGGTTTTGTTTACCTTGTGAAAAAGAGTGTCCAACTAATGCTATTACTGTGCAGATTCCCTTTTTATTACGCTAA
- a CDS encoding HAD family hydrolase, which yields MSYKAIIFDLDNTLLNFELCERQAILGALKACSISLDLYRISETIFLQVFETHNSQFWKQRDRFSPSKITEMSYQSTFNDLNININKTSYLSRSFWDIFNHSAVTEPGVYELLTVLEGSYRLAVITNGFVSAQVPRMQSVGIAHFFEEIVVSEAIGFAKPSPEIFHHTLSKLDLTAVQVLYVGDSLSYDYTGATQVNIDFCYYNRKNQALPQEVQPRFVINQLLKLLELVRSPSL from the coding sequence ATGTCTTATAAAGCCATAATTTTTGACCTTGATAATACCCTATTAAATTTTGAACTATGTGAACGTCAAGCAATTCTTGGTGCATTGAAAGCTTGTTCAATATCCTTAGATTTATATAGGATCAGCGAAACTATTTTCTTACAAGTATTTGAAACTCATAATTCCCAGTTCTGGAAACAGCGAGATAGGTTTTCTCCTAGCAAAATAACAGAAATGTCCTATCAAAGTACATTTAATGACTTAAATATAAACATAAATAAAACTAGTTATCTTAGCCGAAGTTTTTGGGATATTTTTAATCATTCAGCCGTAACCGAGCCTGGTGTATATGAATTACTAACTGTCCTCGAAGGAAGTTATCGGTTAGCAGTGATTACAAATGGTTTTGTATCCGCACAAGTACCAAGAATGCAGTCTGTAGGAATTGCTCATTTTTTTGAAGAAATTGTAGTATCTGAAGCAATTGGTTTTGCTAAACCATCTCCAGAAATATTTCATCATACGTTATCAAAATTAGATTTAACAGCAGTACAAGTCCTTTATGTGGGAGATTCTCTTAGTTATGACTATACAGGAGCAACGCAAGTTAATATTGACTTTTGCTATTACAACAGAAAAAATCAAGCTTTACCACAAGAGGTACAACCAAGATTTGTTATAAATCAACTTTTAAAATTACTGGAATTAGTGCGATCGCCATCTCTGTAG
- a CDS encoding GNAT family N-acetyltransferase has translation MQLIETFKTQRLSAERLKFQHLNELYNMHQSQKVMATLGGVRSDEEILLFIFNNLHHWQRYGFGLWIFRDKINHQFVGRAGLRNVEIEGVNEVESAYALMAKFWGQELATEMGKKVLKIGFEILKLREVVCFTLTTNQASQRVMEKLGFKYEQEITRANLPHLFYRLTV, from the coding sequence ATGCAGTTAATAGAAACTTTTAAAACACAACGCTTATCTGCTGAACGTTTAAAATTTCAACATTTGAACGAACTTTACAATATGCACCAAAGTCAAAAAGTAATGGCAACTTTAGGCGGTGTGCGTTCTGATGAAGAAATACTACTGTTTATTTTCAATAATTTACATCATTGGCAACGTTACGGCTTCGGGTTATGGATATTCCGAGATAAAATCAATCATCAATTTGTTGGTCGTGCTGGTCTACGGAATGTGGAGATAGAGGGTGTTAATGAAGTTGAATCAGCTTATGCTCTCATGGCTAAGTTTTGGGGTCAAGAATTAGCTACAGAAATGGGTAAGAAAGTATTAAAAATTGGCTTTGAAATACTCAAGTTACGAGAGGTAGTTTGTTTTACTCTTACGACCAACCAAGCTTCACAGAGGGTAATGGAGAAGTTAGGATTTAAGTATGAGCAAGAAATTACTCGTGCTAATTTGCCTCATTTATTTTATCGATTAACTGTTTAA